TACAAATGAAGAGCTCTTTGGTTTGATGTATTCTCATAGAGATCCCATGTTTTAGTACAGCATGAAGGGACTGTGTTGAATTCGATCAAAAGCTCGTACTCAGGCTAAGCAAGCATGATTCGCTGGTAAATTAAACTTAATGCTAGTAATACCTTTCGAGGTGGTCGAACATTCAAAATCGAAAGCAGAGATCAAAATTATAAGACCCTCTTCCGatttaaaagagaaaaaaatcgaGTACGTACACTTTGTAACGCATCAAATACTATTTAATTCACTGTTCTTGCACACTTTTAACGTTCCAAACACATCATTAACGATTTTTCCAAGTATATAAAAATGCACTTTTTACGCACGCGATATTTACCAGAGAAACTTATTATTTACCAAAAGCTAACCTGTGTAATTTCACAGATGATCACTCTCACATGCCACAACTCATCAAAAATTACTTAATCATAAATCAGCCCTGGGAGGTTGGCGTTGGTGTTGCTGGATGTTGTTTTTGACATTCCTTTCCGGCGAAGTATTGGGCTTCATTTTTTATTCTACCATTGCACTAGTCTTCAACAGATCAGTCACTAGTGACTTCTCCAAATCTGCTTAACCATCAGACTTCATAACCTCTACACGTCAAACATTTAATGGGTAAGAAGATAATCGTTTAACCCGAAACTAATACAAGTAGCTAACTGTTTATCAGAGTTCAAAGTACAACTTTTACCTTTTAAATTTTCGGGTTTAGCTGCAAACTTTAGACATGCAGTTTTCAGTTCCAGGCATTGGTGTAGTTATGTTAATGCCAGTGTATCTGCCACAGTATTTACAGCTATATCTTCATATAATTTAGCCTCACACATTTGTCTCAATCGAGCAAGATTATAGCAATCTGCTGCAGTTAATAGATGTCGCATGATTTTAGTTGAAGTGCAAGGAGAATCTGAATCACAAAGTTCATGTGTTTCAGGAAGTTCATCCGAGTACAAAAATAGCAGCATGACCTGCAACACATCATAGGATTATAAGGTTAGTGGCCCTCATAAacttatagatagtggtaaaacaTAATGCAACTGTATTTTTGAATCTTACCTTAAAAGCAAAAGGATCAAACTCTTCAACAACTGTTGTTTCCATGTCTCGATTACCCACTAGTCCAAAAAACATAGATTTAAATACAGGAGATCGAGCCGCAAGAATCGACTTATGGGCTCGGAATTCTTCACCGGCAACTTGAAAAGTAATATCAGAACCAATTTCAGATTTCAGCAAACGCCTGAGATTCTGAATCATATCTGATGGAGATACAGGAATAACATAACGTTTCCCCTCTTCAAAATGAGTTTGCACTATGCTGACTGTACCATGTATGCTAAGACGATCATCCTTGAGATAATTTGAGGTCTCCAACTCCGACCTTTTCATATACATCTTAAATCCCCTGAAATTAAATTAATCCATGCAGAAATGTCATTTATGCACTAGGCCGTCCACAATAGAGTTTTTTACGAATATGTATAGACGAATTGGGGAGTTGAATAAAAGATGAATAAGAAGTAGGGAGTTCAGAATACCACTTTGATTCTCCATCTCTACTAATATTAGTACGATGTTACCCAGCTTAGGAAGtcttggatttgatgataattCCCTTGGAGATTTATGTTCTCCAGGATCCATATATATAAAACTCCAATAATATCTTTTGTGTTTACAACCAAATTAAAGGGAGATAATCTCCTAAAGATAAATAAGGTAACAAGATAATATAAactctattacacccccttagtctgagcgggagaggaacaaacgcTGAGACTAGAACGAAAACGAACAAATAATTGTCGAGGAAGCCCTTTGGTGAAGATGTCAGCATACTGGTTCTCAGAGGGGACGTGTAAGACTTGAATGGCACCAAT
This DNA window, taken from Papaver somniferum cultivar HN1 chromosome 3, ASM357369v1, whole genome shotgun sequence, encodes the following:
- the LOC113359437 gene encoding BTB/POZ and MATH domain-containing protein 3-like; translated protein: MYMKRSELETSNYLKDDRLSIHGTVSIVQTHFEEGKRYVIPVSPSDMIQNLRRLLKSEIGSDITFQVAGEEFRAHKSILAARSPVFKSMFFGLVGNRDMETTVVEEFDPFAFKVMLLFLYSDELPETHELCDSDSPCTSTKIMRHLLTAADCYNLARLRQMCEAKLYEDIAVNTVADTLALT